The following are encoded together in the Solenopsis invicta isolate M01_SB chromosome 14, UNIL_Sinv_3.0, whole genome shotgun sequence genome:
- the LOC105207612 gene encoding properdin, producing MDTLKSDRLRRQNYNMFRDIDDNEQDDNIRQQIKREKKNREPKIWDRWGNWSTCSVTCGVGKIMRWRHCIGGRCSLGEKKAQLKTCTLAAC from the exons atggatACATTAAAATCGGATAGACTCCGACgccaaaattataatatgtttcGCGATATCGATGATAATGAACAAGATGACAATATCCGGCAGCAAATAAAACGAG aaaaaaagaacagaGAGCCAAAAATTTGGGATCGATGGGGTAATTGGTCCACATGCAGTGTCACTTGTGGAGTAGGAAAGATCATGAGGTGGAGACATTGCATAGGAGGACGTTGTTCTTTGGGAGAGAAGAAAGCTCAATTAAAAACTTGCACTCTTGCTGcgtgttga
- the LOC105207611 gene encoding biogenesis of lysosome-related organelles complex 1 subunit 4, translating into MSSSHTTEMTEQLVKDYANYAKMDWSNQMKNVRDSIEDTLIRLEEFQSIVAMVENSSAECMQQHLPKLQHMKDGMATLRKRIDALEHVVAMANMNLSALEAAVDKAETDLGVSDRLFGILNPLSFFKKTQEPVASSTVPIYKSPIIYKSDDYFQRE; encoded by the exons ATGTCATCTTCCCACACAACGGAGATGACCGAGCAACTAGTTAAAGACTATGCGAATTACGCAAAAATGGACTGGAGTAATCAG ATGAAAAATGTTCGCGATAGCATAGAGGATACACTGATACGACTGGAGGAATTCCAATCGATTGTTGCAATG GTGGAAAATAGCAGTGCCGAGTGCATGCAGCAACATCTTCCAAAACTGCAACACATGAAGGATGGTATGGCAACTCTTCGCAAAAGAATAGATGCACTGGAGCATGTTGTTGCAATGGCCAACATGAATTTAAGTGCATTGGAAGCTGCTGTAGACAAGGCAGAAACTGACCTAGGTGTATCAGATAGACTATTCGGAATACTAAatcctttatcatttttt aaaaaaactcAGGAACCTGTTGCTTCGAGTACAGTGCCAATATATAAATCGCCCATAATTTACAAGTCTGATGACTATTTTCAAAGAGAATAA